One genomic segment of Nonomuraea coxensis DSM 45129 includes these proteins:
- a CDS encoding ABC transporter permease: MTALARDTPGGPDMAALARNAPPLRARPTAAMLLPGAFLVLLAVAVAAPGLLAAADPLAADPTAALAPPGGAHWLGTDHLGRDVLARVVHGARHSISIGVAATALAVTGGVLLGLAAGLSPRWLEEALTRAFDVLSTLPELLLALLVVAITGPGTGNVILAIAVAQVPTYARVIRAQTFVVRRSGYVEQAVTFGRPRPAIIAGHVLPNVLGPIPVLATIGLGTAIIAGSGLSFLGMGPQPPAAEWGAMLSEARNYLRVAWWEAVFPGLAITLTVVCLTVAGRRLQRRFEGRTP; the protein is encoded by the coding sequence ATGACCGCGCTCGCCCGGGACACCCCTGGGGGTCCGGACATGGCCGCGCTCGCCCGGAACGCGCCGCCCCTGAGGGCCCGGCCGACCGCCGCGATGCTGCTGCCGGGGGCGTTCCTGGTCCTGCTCGCCGTGGCCGTGGCCGCGCCCGGGCTGCTCGCCGCGGCCGACCCGCTGGCCGCCGACCCGACGGCCGCGCTCGCCCCGCCCGGGGGCGCCCACTGGCTCGGCACCGACCACCTCGGCCGCGACGTGCTGGCCAGGGTCGTCCACGGCGCCCGGCACTCCATCAGCATCGGCGTGGCCGCCACCGCGCTCGCCGTCACCGGCGGCGTGCTGCTCGGCCTGGCCGCCGGGCTGTCGCCGAGATGGCTGGAGGAGGCGCTGACCCGCGCGTTCGACGTGCTGTCCACGCTGCCGGAGCTGCTGCTCGCGCTGCTCGTCGTGGCGATCACCGGCCCCGGGACGGGCAACGTCATCCTGGCCATCGCCGTCGCCCAGGTCCCCACCTACGCCCGCGTGATCCGCGCCCAGACCTTCGTCGTCCGCCGCTCCGGCTACGTCGAGCAGGCTGTGACCTTCGGCCGCCCCCGCCCCGCGATCATCGCCGGGCACGTGCTGCCCAACGTGCTCGGCCCCATCCCCGTGCTGGCCACGATCGGCCTCGGCACGGCGATCATCGCCGGCTCCGGTCTCAGCTTCCTCGGCATGGGGCCGCAGCCGCCCGCCGCCGAGTGGGGCGCGATGCTCTCCGAAGCCCGCAACTACCTGCGGGTCGCCTGGTGGGAGGCCGTCTTCCCCGGCCTGGCGATCACGCTCACCGTCGTCTGCCTGACCGTCGCCGGGCGCCGCCTGCAGCGCCGTTTCGAAGGGAGGACCCCATGA
- a CDS encoding LLM class flavin-dependent oxidoreductase translates to MTLSILDLAPVVSGGTVARALRDTIDLARRAEDFGYRRYWLAEHHFAPGVASSAPAVLIALVAAATSTIRVGSGAVQLGHQTPLSVVEQFGLIDALHPGRVDLGIGRSGQRRAELTAEARAGVPPQSRAAGKSAAPPPEPRAAEVVDGLLIPPPFDYSRLAQHPHLAHAVTLLQQPGARTPDFADQIDDVLAFLAGAHEVRAVPGEGADLQVWILGSSGGQSAQVAGERGLPFAANYHVSPSSVLEAVTAYREAFKPSDTLAEPYVMVSADAVVAGDEARARELAKGYGLWVRSIRTGAGAIPYPSPAEADAHVWTDDDRALVQDRIDTRFVGSPRQVAEGLRVLRRVTGADELLVTTITHDHEDRVRSYELLADAWNRP, encoded by the coding sequence ATGACGCTGTCCATCCTCGACCTCGCCCCGGTCGTGTCGGGCGGCACCGTCGCGCGGGCGCTGCGCGACACCATCGACCTGGCCAGGCGCGCGGAGGACTTCGGCTATCGCCGCTACTGGCTGGCCGAGCACCACTTCGCGCCCGGCGTGGCCAGTTCCGCCCCGGCCGTGCTCATCGCCCTCGTGGCCGCGGCCACGAGCACCATCCGCGTCGGGTCGGGGGCCGTGCAGCTCGGGCACCAGACGCCGCTGTCGGTCGTCGAGCAGTTCGGCCTCATCGACGCGCTGCACCCCGGCCGCGTCGACCTCGGCATCGGACGCTCCGGCCAGCGCCGCGCCGAGCTCACCGCCGAGGCGCGCGCCGGCGTGCCGCCGCAGTCGCGTGCCGCCGGGAAGTCCGCCGCCCCGCCGCCGGAGCCGCGCGCCGCCGAGGTCGTGGACGGGCTGCTCATCCCGCCGCCGTTCGACTACTCCCGCCTGGCCCAGCACCCCCACCTCGCCCACGCCGTCACACTGCTGCAGCAGCCGGGCGCCCGCACGCCGGACTTCGCCGACCAGATCGACGACGTGCTCGCCTTCCTGGCCGGCGCCCATGAGGTGCGGGCCGTGCCCGGCGAGGGCGCCGACCTCCAGGTGTGGATCCTCGGCAGCAGCGGCGGGCAGAGCGCCCAGGTCGCGGGGGAGCGGGGGCTGCCGTTCGCGGCCAACTACCACGTCAGCCCTTCCAGCGTGCTGGAGGCCGTCACGGCCTACCGGGAGGCGTTCAAGCCCTCGGACACGCTGGCCGAGCCGTACGTCATGGTCTCCGCCGACGCGGTCGTCGCCGGGGACGAGGCCAGGGCGCGCGAGCTGGCCAAGGGTTACGGCCTGTGGGTGCGCAGCATCAGGACCGGCGCGGGCGCGATCCCGTACCCGAGCCCGGCCGAGGCCGACGCCCACGTCTGGACGGACGACGACCGCGCGCTCGTCCAGGACAGGATCGACACCCGGTTCGTCGGCTCGCCCCGGCAGGTGGCCGAGGGGCTGCGCGTGCTGCGCCGGGTCACCGGGGCCGACGAGCTGCTCGTCACCACCATCACCCATGACCACGAAGACCGCGTGCGCTCGTACGAGCTGCTCGCCGACGCCTGGAACCGCCCGTGA
- a CDS encoding ABC transporter substrate-binding protein codes for MRRPVRRRAPAALSAAVLLAALTGCGATAAEQAAPATLTWAVETQPITLNPQQWSQNKTRLLVFNQFDALLSKAEDGTYHPWLATSWTVSDDGLTYTLDLREDVTFHDGATFDAASVKANLDQFLVPGYNPAVAAIQLRSFGRAEVVAPYRLRITLKEPDGLFLDFLASPYAGQVSPESLKSAKDLKFGGPDLVGTGPFILDRYVQGQEIHYRRNPAYRWPPAGAAHQGPAHLAELTYRFLPEAAVRVGALTSGQVQVIEGVPATEVALIEKDPSLALRTSLNSGTAYYYYFNTSHPPFDDKRVRQAFREAVDLDAVLRSVYRGTATRAWSVVGRRSPFYDASLENSFGGDVAKANALLDAAGWTGRDAEGYRVKDGRRLTVREVASAPYVRDRRDVLAQAIQAQVKQNAGIDFQVRIVDQGSAQRALDEDEYELFGNSRGDADAGAALNLILPAKAAINRTRFADPRVDKWLADASASSDQAARKKLYARAQRAVVAEHAVVFPIYVPADQVAASRDVQGLGFEPASGTPASAYDVRIGT; via the coding sequence GTGAGACGCCCCGTGAGACGCCGCGCCCCCGCGGCCCTGTCCGCCGCCGTCCTGCTGGCGGCCCTGACCGGCTGCGGCGCGACGGCCGCTGAGCAGGCCGCGCCCGCCACGCTCACCTGGGCCGTCGAGACGCAGCCCATCACGCTCAACCCCCAGCAGTGGTCGCAGAACAAGACGCGGCTGCTGGTGTTCAACCAGTTCGACGCGCTCCTCTCCAAGGCCGAGGACGGCACCTACCACCCCTGGCTGGCCACCTCGTGGACGGTGTCGGACGACGGGCTGACGTACACGCTCGACCTGCGCGAGGACGTCACCTTCCACGACGGCGCGACGTTCGACGCCGCCTCCGTCAAGGCCAACCTCGACCAGTTCCTCGTGCCCGGCTACAACCCGGCCGTGGCCGCCATCCAGCTCAGGTCCTTCGGCCGGGCCGAGGTCGTGGCGCCGTACCGGCTCAGGATCACCCTGAAGGAGCCGGACGGGCTGTTCCTCGACTTCCTCGCCTCGCCGTACGCGGGGCAGGTGTCGCCGGAGTCGCTCAAGAGCGCCAAGGACCTCAAGTTCGGCGGGCCCGACCTGGTCGGGACCGGGCCGTTCATCCTCGACCGGTACGTCCAGGGCCAGGAGATCCACTACCGCCGCAACCCCGCCTACCGCTGGCCGCCCGCCGGCGCCGCCCACCAGGGCCCCGCCCACCTGGCGGAGCTCACCTACCGGTTCCTGCCCGAGGCCGCCGTGCGCGTCGGCGCGCTCACCTCCGGCCAGGTGCAGGTCATCGAGGGCGTGCCCGCCACCGAGGTCGCCCTGATCGAGAAGGACCCGTCCCTGGCGCTGCGCACGTCACTGAACTCCGGCACCGCCTACTACTACTACTTCAACACCTCCCACCCGCCCTTCGACGACAAGCGGGTGCGCCAGGCCTTCCGCGAGGCCGTGGACCTCGACGCCGTGCTCCGCTCCGTCTACCGGGGCACCGCCACCAGGGCGTGGAGCGTCGTCGGCCGGCGCAGCCCCTTCTACGACGCCTCGCTGGAGAACTCCTTCGGCGGCGACGTCGCCAAGGCCAACGCCCTGCTCGACGCCGCAGGCTGGACCGGGCGCGACGCCGAGGGCTACCGCGTCAAGGACGGCAGGCGGCTCACCGTCCGCGAGGTCGCCTCCGCGCCGTACGTCCGCGACCGCAGGGACGTCCTCGCCCAGGCGATCCAGGCCCAGGTCAAGCAGAACGCGGGCATCGACTTCCAGGTGCGGATCGTCGACCAGGGCAGCGCCCAGAGGGCCCTGGACGAGGACGAGTACGAGCTGTTCGGCAACTCCCGCGGCGACGCCGACGCCGGGGCCGCGCTCAACCTCATCCTGCCGGCCAAGGCCGCCATCAACCGCACCCGCTTCGCCGACCCGCGGGTGGACAAGTGGCTGGCGGACGCCTCGGCGTCGTCCGACCAGGCCGCGCGGAAGAAGCTCTACGCCCGGGCGCAGCGGGCCGTCGTGGCGGAGCACGCCGTGGTGTTCCCGATCTACGTGCCCGCCGACCAGGTCGCGGCGAGCCGCGACGTGCAGGGACTCGGCTTCGAACCCGCCTCCGGCACGCCCGCGAGCGCGTACGACGTCCGGATCGGCACATGA
- a CDS encoding ABC transporter permease, which translates to MIRRLGTGLVVLWAAATASYVALLLAPGDTVDILVGDGPDTPEIRARIVAEWGLDRPEIVQYLSYLWRLLHGDLGRSYQAQRGVGEILAGQVGPTAQLTLAAAGTGVLLAGVIALATAGRGRWARGVASAAELVAVSVPPFLIGIVLLSVFSFTLGWFPVSGAQGPRALVLPALALGLPIAGVLGQVLRGGLEHALEQPFAVTARARGLTERALVARHALRHALIPAVTLAGWFTGTLLGGAVITEILFGRPGLGQVAMQAVTGRDMPVVMAVVLLSAVVYVAISTLLDLAYRAIDPRIRT; encoded by the coding sequence ATGATCAGGCGGCTCGGCACGGGCCTCGTGGTGCTCTGGGCCGCGGCCACCGCCTCGTACGTCGCCCTGCTGCTGGCGCCGGGCGACACCGTGGACATCCTGGTCGGCGACGGCCCCGACACCCCGGAGATCCGGGCGCGGATCGTCGCCGAGTGGGGGCTCGACCGGCCCGAGATCGTCCAGTACCTGTCCTACCTGTGGCGGCTGCTGCACGGCGACCTCGGCCGCTCCTACCAGGCGCAGCGCGGCGTCGGCGAGATCCTGGCCGGCCAGGTGGGGCCCACCGCGCAGCTCACGCTCGCCGCGGCGGGCACCGGGGTGCTGCTGGCCGGGGTCATCGCGCTCGCCACGGCCGGCCGGGGCCGGTGGGCGCGCGGCGTGGCCTCGGCCGCCGAGCTGGTGGCGGTGTCGGTGCCGCCGTTCCTCATCGGGATCGTGCTGCTGTCGGTGTTCTCCTTCACGCTCGGCTGGTTCCCCGTCTCGGGGGCGCAGGGGCCGCGCGCGCTGGTGCTGCCGGCGCTCGCGCTCGGCCTGCCCATCGCCGGCGTGCTCGGCCAGGTGCTGCGCGGCGGGCTGGAACACGCGCTGGAGCAGCCCTTCGCGGTGACGGCCAGGGCGCGCGGCCTCACCGAGCGCGCCCTGGTCGCCCGGCACGCCCTGCGGCACGCGCTCATCCCGGCCGTGACGCTGGCGGGCTGGTTCACCGGCACCCTGCTGGGCGGTGCGGTGATCACCGAGATCCTGTTCGGGCGGCCGGGGCTCGGCCAGGTCGCCATGCAGGCGGTGACCGGCCGCGACATGCCCGTCGTGATGGCCGTGGTGCTGCTGTCGGCCGTCGTGTACGTGGCCATCAGCACCCTGCTCGACCTGGCCTACCGCGCCATCGACCCGAGGATCCGGACATGA
- a CDS encoding NAD(P)H-dependent oxidoreductase: MKTLIVHAHPEPRSLNGSLKDLAVSTLEAAGHEVRVSDLYAMNWKAVVDAADFGGHATSPLRVIPSSAGAFDAGALTPDVAAEQEKLLWADTVVFQFPMWWYTMPAILKGWVDRVFSFHFAYGVGVHDETRYGERFGEGTLRGRRAVLSVTVGGPESHYTDRGINGPIEDLLFPIHHGILYYPGMEVLPPFVLYGTDRLTRGDFEDAAKAWKERLLSLETTEPIAFRRQNFGDYEIPSLRLKEGLEAPGTRGFGLHVRNR, encoded by the coding sequence ATGAAGACGCTCATCGTCCACGCCCACCCCGAGCCGCGTTCGCTGAACGGCTCTCTGAAGGACCTCGCCGTGTCCACTCTCGAAGCCGCCGGGCACGAGGTGCGGGTGAGCGACCTGTACGCGATGAACTGGAAGGCCGTGGTGGACGCCGCGGACTTCGGCGGGCACGCCACGAGCCCGCTGCGGGTGATACCGAGTTCGGCCGGGGCGTTCGACGCCGGCGCGCTCACTCCCGACGTGGCGGCCGAGCAGGAGAAGCTGCTGTGGGCGGACACGGTGGTCTTCCAGTTCCCGATGTGGTGGTACACGATGCCGGCGATCCTCAAGGGCTGGGTGGACCGGGTGTTCTCCTTCCATTTCGCGTACGGGGTCGGCGTGCACGACGAGACCCGGTACGGCGAGCGTTTCGGCGAGGGGACGCTGCGCGGGCGGCGGGCGGTCCTGTCGGTGACCGTCGGCGGCCCGGAGTCCCACTACACCGATCGCGGGATCAACGGCCCGATCGAGGACCTGCTGTTCCCGATCCACCACGGGATCCTGTACTACCCGGGCATGGAGGTGCTGCCGCCGTTCGTGCTGTACGGCACCGACAGGTTGACGCGCGGTGACTTCGAGGACGCCGCGAAGGCGTGGAAGGAGCGGCTGCTGTCGCTGGAGACGACGGAGCCGATCGCGTTCCGGCGCCAGAACTTCGGTGACTACGAGATCCCGTCACTGCGGTTGAAGGAGGGGCTGGAAGCGCCGGGCACCAGAGGTTTCGGCCTGCACGTGCGCAACCGGTGA
- a CDS encoding LLM class flavin-dependent oxidoreductase: protein MKFLLITLIVHNDDRSPTERFREVAGNAVLAEELGFDGFGVGERHERPFISSSPPVVLSHIAALTSRIRLFTAVTTLSLLDPVRAYEDYATLDHLSGGRLELIIGKGNGSAQAELFHVTPEDQWERNREGYELFRRLWREDKVTWQGRFRPSLTDAETWPRPLQRPIRVWHGSATSKESVDLAARYGDPLFSANVTHPIEPYAELIDHYRERWACYGHDPADALVGAGSAGYYAAPTSQEAIATYRPVFDARVAFQRKLGLPVVFPTLEDAVERGSILVGSPRQIVDKVLRYHKRFGHEVMHLHADADGLTEAQHRRALELFQAEIAPVLRAEIPSRPFPAAPAAVHVPAAPVAVSSGGAA, encoded by the coding sequence ATGAAATTTCTGCTCATCACGTTGATTGTGCACAACGACGACCGCTCGCCCACCGAACGCTTCCGCGAGGTCGCCGGCAACGCGGTCCTCGCCGAGGAACTGGGCTTCGACGGGTTCGGGGTGGGGGAGCGGCACGAGCGGCCGTTCATCTCCTCCTCGCCGCCCGTCGTGCTCAGCCACATCGCGGCCCTGACCTCCAGGATCCGGCTGTTCACCGCGGTCACCACGCTGAGCCTGCTCGACCCGGTACGCGCCTACGAGGACTACGCCACGCTCGACCACCTGTCCGGCGGCCGGCTGGAGCTGATCATCGGCAAGGGCAACGGCTCCGCCCAGGCCGAGCTGTTCCACGTCACCCCCGAGGACCAGTGGGAGCGCAACCGGGAGGGCTACGAGCTGTTCCGCCGCCTGTGGCGGGAGGACAAGGTCACCTGGCAGGGCCGCTTCCGCCCCTCGCTCACCGACGCCGAGACCTGGCCCCGCCCGCTGCAGCGGCCGATCAGGGTCTGGCACGGCAGCGCCACCAGCAAGGAGTCGGTCGATCTGGCCGCCAGGTACGGCGACCCGCTGTTCTCGGCCAACGTCACCCACCCCATCGAGCCGTACGCCGAGCTGATCGACCACTACCGCGAACGCTGGGCCTGCTACGGCCACGACCCCGCCGACGCCCTGGTGGGAGCCGGCAGCGCCGGCTACTACGCGGCCCCCACCTCACAGGAGGCCATCGCCACCTACCGGCCGGTCTTCGACGCCCGCGTGGCGTTCCAGCGGAAGCTGGGCCTGCCGGTGGTCTTCCCCACCCTGGAGGACGCCGTCGAACGCGGCTCCATCCTGGTCGGCAGCCCGCGGCAGATCGTCGACAAGGTGCTGCGCTACCACAAGCGCTTCGGCCACGAGGTGATGCACCTGCACGCCGACGCCGACGGGCTCACCGAGGCGCAGCACCGGCGGGCGCTGGAGCTGTTCCAGGCCGAGATCGCGCCCGTGCTGCGCGCGGAGATCCCCAGCCGGCCGTTCCCCGCCGCCCCGGCCGCTGTTCACGTGCCCGCCGCTCCGGTCGCCGTCTCCTCCGGAGGTGCCGCATGA
- a CDS encoding dipeptide ABC transporter ATP-binding protein, whose product MTPPLVDVRDLRVGFGRTEVVRGVSLSVEPGECVAIVGESGSGKSVTARTLLGLAGPGSTVRAAAFRVAGRDALAFTPADWRRLRGGFAGLVLQDALVSLDPLRTAAAEIAEVLAVHDVVPRAGRAARVLELLDAVGVPEPALRAGQHPHQLSGGLRQRVLIASAIAADPALIIADEPTTALDVTVQAQILRLLAERKAAGTALLLISHDLAVVAAVADRILVMKDGLVVEEGPARQVLAAPAHDYTRTLLAAVPSAASRGTRLTTGTPRARPAPDPGLSAQVLAATGLSHSYDRRPAVDEISFTLHEGETLGVVGESGSGKSTLARLALALLEPARGHVTLHQRPWSRLPERARRPLRHRVQLVSQNPLDSFDPRHTVGRLVAEPLRLPGRERRERVLDLLDRVGLPPETAGRHPRELSGGQRQRVAIARALGPRPDVLVCDEPVSALDVSVQAQVLDLLADIQAEYGTAMVFISHDLGVVHHVADRVLVMKDGRVVEEGDVEDVFARPRHPYTRALVAAVPRPSWSLSAGRGSGVVGDDPPAGSPPGHRLRTCRPKPLVPGASSPSFNRSDGIS is encoded by the coding sequence ATGACGCCGCCGCTGGTGGACGTGCGGGATCTGCGCGTGGGCTTCGGCCGGACGGAGGTCGTCCGCGGCGTCTCCCTGTCCGTGGAGCCGGGCGAGTGCGTGGCGATCGTCGGGGAGTCCGGCTCCGGCAAGAGCGTCACCGCCCGTACGCTGCTCGGCCTGGCCGGGCCGGGCTCCACCGTGCGCGCCGCCGCGTTCCGCGTGGCCGGGCGCGACGCGCTCGCCTTCACCCCGGCCGACTGGCGGCGGCTGCGCGGCGGGTTCGCCGGGCTCGTCCTGCAGGACGCGCTGGTCTCCCTCGACCCGCTGCGCACCGCGGCGGCCGAGATCGCCGAGGTGCTCGCCGTCCACGACGTCGTGCCCCGCGCCGGCCGCGCCGCCCGCGTGCTGGAGCTGCTCGACGCCGTGGGCGTGCCCGAGCCCGCGCTACGCGCCGGGCAGCATCCCCACCAGCTCTCCGGCGGGCTGCGGCAGCGCGTGCTCATCGCCTCCGCGATCGCCGCCGACCCCGCCCTGATCATCGCCGACGAGCCCACCACCGCGCTCGACGTCACCGTGCAGGCCCAGATCCTGCGCCTGCTCGCCGAGCGCAAGGCGGCCGGCACGGCGCTGCTGCTGATCAGCCACGACCTGGCCGTGGTCGCCGCCGTCGCCGACCGCATCCTCGTCATGAAGGACGGCCTCGTCGTGGAGGAGGGCCCGGCCCGGCAGGTGCTCGCCGCGCCCGCGCACGACTACACCAGGACGCTGCTGGCCGCCGTGCCCTCCGCCGCCTCCCGCGGCACCCGGCTCACCACCGGGACGCCGCGCGCCCGCCCCGCCCCGGACCCGGGTCTGTCCGCGCAGGTCCTCGCCGCGACCGGGCTCAGCCACTCCTACGACCGGCGCCCCGCCGTGGACGAGATCTCCTTCACCCTCCACGAGGGGGAGACGCTCGGCGTCGTCGGCGAGTCGGGCTCCGGGAAGAGCACGCTGGCCCGCCTCGCCCTCGCCCTGCTCGAACCCGCGCGCGGCCACGTCACCCTGCACCAGCGGCCGTGGAGCCGGCTGCCGGAACGCGCCCGCCGCCCCCTCCGGCACCGCGTCCAGCTCGTCTCCCAGAATCCGCTCGACTCCTTCGACCCCCGCCACACCGTCGGCCGGCTCGTCGCCGAGCCGCTGCGCCTGCCCGGGAGGGAACGCCGGGAGCGGGTCCTCGACCTCCTGGACCGCGTCGGCCTGCCGCCGGAGACGGCCGGCCGCCATCCGCGCGAGCTGTCCGGCGGCCAGCGCCAGCGGGTCGCCATCGCCCGCGCTCTCGGCCCCCGCCCCGACGTGCTGGTGTGCGACGAGCCGGTGTCCGCCCTGGACGTCTCCGTCCAGGCCCAGGTGCTCGACCTGCTCGCCGACATCCAGGCCGAGTACGGCACCGCGATGGTGTTCATCTCCCACGACCTGGGAGTGGTGCACCACGTCGCGGACCGGGTGCTGGTCATGAAGGACGGCCGGGTGGTGGAGGAAGGGGACGTCGAGGACGTCTTCGCCCGGCCGCGCCACCCGTACACGCGGGCCCTGGTCGCGGCGGTGCCGCGCCCGTCATGGTCCCTCTCCGCAGGACGGGGATCTGGTGTGGTCGGGGACGACCCACCCGCGGGGTCGCCACCGGGTCACCGGTTGCGCACGTGCAGGCCGAAACCTCTGGTGCCCGGCGCTTCCAGCCCCTCCTTCAACCGCAGTGACGGGATCTCGTAG